The Gossypium hirsutum isolate 1008001.06 chromosome D02, Gossypium_hirsutum_v2.1, whole genome shotgun sequence region TGATGTAGACCACAATTATTCTTCATAGAgctgtgtatgtatatatatacttaaagtAAACCTGGTGAGAGTCACCTATAAACTGTTACTTTTGTCTCTAAAGCCCTCGTAGCTGTAATTTTTAACACTAAAAATGAAGGGTAACACTGTTATTAGTTATTAGTAAAGGGACCAAcattgttcttttttttctttttcccgcGCTATGAAACGGGTATTTTCCATAAAGCCAAGAGTTCATACAAGAATATATAGAAAAGTGAAGGGAAGAATACAAAGCAATAATTACAGcacaaattaaattatgaaaggaCCCTGgagaaaaggaaggaaagaaaagagggtttgtttgttttttcaCCAAAAGTTGCATTTGTGTGAGACCCTTTGTCAACAAGATAATGAAAATGTCTGTGAATGATGTGAAAGCCTATCTAGACCTATCCCAAAAAAATGAATCAATTTccttgtagttttttttttttaatttttaacccaaACTTATCATCTACTATATTACATGTCCTAAGTGaaaatttaacacttaattcattcAACCAATGGGAAAACAAAAAGGGGGTGAGTTAAACTTGATATTTAAGTTACTGAACATGAAATTTGACTAATTAAACAAAGCCACTTCATATGCATAAAGGTCATTTCATGATTGTTTCCCATTTCCATGTAAGACATATTTGTAAAAGAGAAAGAGGACCCCATGATAAGAAAGCAACACTAAAGCAGATTTTTATGAAAAAACAAACAATTGCCATTCTCCAACCATatatttttctcctttttctttctcacAACCAAATTCCCTGACTCAAGCAAGCAACCCCTTTCCTTTTCAAACAAACAGGTCTTTGTTTTGAGAGTCTTGTAAGCAAGAACTAAGCCTAAAGGCAAAAAAGATCATATTCCATGTGtaagttttttaataaaaacacacacacactCCCATATGCCATGGAGAGAGTGCTGTTTATTAATGGTTTATGATTTCAGTTCTTTAATCTTCATCACACTCATAGCTTTGCTTTTTGGGGCTAATTGATTCAGCAGTGAACTACCACTTGTAACCATGTGCATGCCTTCTCTCTCTTTCTTATGGAGCGTGTAGAAATGATGCCATGGGTGAATCAGATAGATTCAAAAGAAGGATTATTATCCATGTTTCTGTGTACATGTGCAATATCATGCTGCTATGCCCCTCCCACCCTCTCTATTGAAACTTATGACAAAAGCTTTTATTATCACAAAATTTTTTCATCATGCCATTGCACAACAAAGATTTCATTTCGTGGATGACTACGTAAAAGATGCcacatggaaatgagaaaaaaGTAAAATCAGACAGTTTAGTAATTAGTACGTATGATTTTCGGTATGAATCTATCTTTTATTTAATCTATGTTAAACACGAAATCAACTTCAGATTTATCAAATCCATTGTTAATTTGTAATACTTGAAGTGACCGACTTTTGTGGTAGGCAAATCAGAATACAAGTAAAAGACTTTATTATTTTAAGGATTCAATTACAACCTTTTACAGtttggaaattaatttaatatacgGATGATAGTTTGAgaatgttgataaatgtgttttctTTGGTAGTGGAATGAAAAGTGGGTCGAGATTAGAATCCAGGGTAAAATTGAATTTTGGACAACTGTGAGTCCAGACAGAAGCCCATCTCTACCTTCCTAGAATAATATGAGTGTATGCAGGGGCCTTAGCATGGTATAATTCTAACTTCAGTCCCTCTAaaatgcaaataatttaatttaagtcattttaacaCAAAATTTTGAGCTTTGGACtccaaaacttttaaattttgttcACCCACCTATCATACAATCCCTAACTTCATTCTAAATATATGTTTGAAATCTATCCATTGTTTACTTTATAACACTTAAATGACCATTGATACGATATGATTCATTCATGTCATGCTTAAATttgtatcaaataataataagcaaaaaCAAAAGTCAATAATTTATGTTGTAGGCTTGAGAATTTGGGTTCAATTCTAAGTAACCTTATTCCCCATCCCCAATTATCaaaatactaatactaatactaatactaataataataaaagaaagtagGACTTTAGGTATGCAATTACAGAGTGGAAAATTATCATATTCTTGGGACTTTAGGCCTTACCAACAAAAAGGAATCTTTTTTACTTTACTACAAGATCATACtgtttttttttccattaaaCAGACCTAAAATGAAGTTGCCTCGCCTCATCTGCTTAAGACGTGGATTAGTCTTGATTATAAGGTTACTGATATCCCGTTTTATCTGATCTCTTATATTATTACCTATGAGATGCCATTTGTCAATGCATGTGAAGGTGATTTTATCGATGATACTTGATGATGCAATGAGGAACACTACATTTATTGCATTAGTTATAACTTGTTTACAGATCCTCTACAAAAGCTTGTGCTCCAAACCACAAGCCTGAGTCAAAGGCATGCAGCTGCAACTGAGATTCTGAATTTTATACTTATATATTGGTATTTTTCTAATCCTGTACTCATTTGATTATTAGACTCCCACTTTGAGATCCACAttatacgtatgtatatatatattcacacatATTATGTTGGTGGCAATGAAAATACAAGGTCCATGGACTCTTTAGATATTATCCAACTCGCAGAAACCTTAAACCCCATAGTGAAGAACCCAGAAATGGAGTTTACCAAGAACTCAAACCCCAATACACGAGCAAGAATTAGATGAACAAGGAAGCAACAATTGTGAAATGTTTGGTCCCAAACTGAGAAGAAACAACTCGGTTTCTTCAGCCTATGCATTGCAGCTCCAGGTTGAAGAGAACATTCTCGATGAGAAGATCTTCTTCTGTTTCTGAAAGGTACTGTAGGATCTACGACCCGTGTATGAGCTTGGGATCACCTTTTGTTGATGAAGAATGGGAAGAAGAAGAACTTTAAAGGCAAGATCCTAAAAGTATGGAAGAAACTTTTTAGACTTTAGTGtgtcatattatttatttacaataaatttttatatagccTTTTTGAGTATGCATTGTTGTTTCGCTTAGTAAAAGAAAAACAACCTTGGTTAATAATTGACTGCTTTTATTGTCTTTGTTTTTGTAGTAGCATTGATATGATAAAAGGGAAAATCTTTCTTTTATTGTGTTGTATCAATGCAGCTTAGTAAAATTTGGCATTTCAACAAATTTATTGAAGTAGCCATaggaaactaaaattttaaattttaagtttcaaaaataatataaattatttaaaaatataacatttattatgaTAATCTTAAAATGAATTTGTACATATGTATCTCAttcttataataaataaaatccaaatccaaatttttCCCCAAAGGAATACAAAAAACATTATAatgttaaaatgaaattaaaatttttcaatggcAACGAAATTTTATAGCTAATGTGGAAACGATTTCCACAAAATTAGTTGATATAGGTTGGTTTTATTATAAAGTCTTGAACTTCAATgtcccttttttatttaattttgttaggAATATAATTGGTTTGTGGTCTAAAGTCAAAAGTTTTTAGCTCTAAATAGAAATCATTTAGTTAGGTAAGAAAGTAAATTAATTTACTTGTCTAAATCACTCCAGTTCCCTAAAACTGTGGGTAAATGTTCCCCTTCACTCAAATACCAGGGAGACAAGTGCCAACTCTGTTTATAGTCTTAAAAATAGACATATATGGTAGACAGCTCCACAAGAGGCTTTATAATTATAATGACTATAATCTAGACAAAAGACAAATTCTCTAGATTTATATTTACAGTTCCAGCTAAGCTAAAGCAAGAAATCAACCCCAATGGCACAAATCAGAGGATTATGAATATTCAACCACACCAGGAAGCTGTGACGATAATAGCCTTTTATTTCTCTATGTTTTTTTGTTCCTTATATGCTGTGCCATCTTTGACCAAGATCAAGGTTTCTTCAATCCATCAAGTATTATTAACATTGAGATTTTCATCAACCAAGTATTAAGTTAAAATAGTATCTGCAACCTCTTCAACTGAACCAGCCTTTCTCTACTTCGCTTTATGGCCAAAACATTGATTACACCAGAAATTGAGACTGTCTCCGGCAAAAGCAAGGGCACGCTCGGATGTTGAAATTCAACTGACTAAGCAATTTTCTACAAAATAATGGTTGAAGAATGAAtgtaattaatttgaaattgaaCAAATCAAGCAGAAAGGTGTTGACCATGCAATCAGAAGCTTTTTCCAACACCACTACATACTCCTCATGGAAATTTAAGTTAATAATGAAAGCTAACAGTGCTACTAAAAAGACCAAAAATTTCCACAACTAAGAGGAAGAGAATCTGCTCTTCAAGCAGATTTAATACCCTTAATTGATAATTGTGATCAATGTTGAATTCAAGATATTGTCAACAACGCAAATCATTTATAACAATAGGACGATCATCAGCTCACAAACGCTATCAAGAGGGGCACAACACTTTTTAGTTCCCTTACCTTGAGATTCTCCAGCAAGCTTTAAGCTTCTAAAACCCTATTTTCTTTCAATGAATAAatgttttttcaattttctctaacCTACTATAAAAATTTTAGCTGGTAAAACATTGACTCagattataataaataaattattacggGTAAATGGCAAAGTTCACAATCAAATactaaccattttaaaattcactaAGAACCAGAACTAGATTTCTGTACCCATACTTGTTTCTGCAAATATAGAGAATGGTCAGAAACTTGGTTGGTAAAAATGTAggagaaaacaaaaaaagaaatcagATATTCAAGAATAGTTTGACCACCTCATGAGAACCATACACATTGGCTCTTTTCCCTGGTTTCCCATCATTCACAGCAGATGATCCATTGGCAACTGCTACACGACGGCTGACGTGCTTACTGGATCCTGCATGATTTCAAAAATAGaagtaaatgaaatgtgaaacTTGCAAATATACACTTGACAGCACCTAGAGTTTCAGCTCCCAAAATCGAAACTAACCATTATGTTCACTTGCAAAAGTTTTACCTTGCCAGCTCCCAACACTTGAGAAATCAACTTTATTATCACCACAAGCCCCTGGACAATTTTCAGAAAAAGAAACTCCAAAGTTATTCTTGATAAAATAAAGCTCTGTTTTCTGCAATCTTGAGTTGCTGCTACTAACTGAGCACATAACACAAACACATGCAGGTTGATTTTGCCTCTGTGTCATGGTAGCAATCAGCTCCAACTTAATTATGGACAATCCCTAGGACAATAATATCCCAAAAGGAACCATATTACGAAGATTTAACAGACCCATATAGCCATACCTTCTGAAGAATCTATAAGTATCTGCGCAGATTGAGAAGCAGATGATGACAAGGACTCATCACTAGCACATGATCCATCAGAATGGCGAAGGGTCCAAACACCATGATCTGTTCTATCTTTGTTTCTGCTACGTCTTTCTAGCTTCTTAGCACCATGCAAGTGATTCCCAGCAACGTTACCATCTGAAGCATTGCATGCATCCTTCAAACCTAAATTTGCATGTGGATGCCAAGTAGGCCGTCTCTCTTTTTCCAAATGTGAGGTCTCAATATGCTGCTCTGACTGGAAGCCGGCACACTGACTTTGACGAGAATCCTTGTTTAACAGTATGCCTCTGATTATTCTGTTTTCGCGTCGTGAGTTCAGTTTGGTAGGAGTTGAACGAAGTATTGTTTTAATTGGAGATGTAAAATTCTGTTGATGCAATATACTTCCAGCCACCTGTGCAAAGAATCATCATCATAAAGAATGTAACATTCAAGGAAATTAGAGAGAACTACAGCGGTTGCTTGTATGAATTGATAATAGTAGAGCCGGTGCAGTGCATGTGCAAACTATGCCAAAACAACAAAGCATCTAGCAATAACAAGATCAAACAAATAATGAGCGGAACCATGTTCTTATCTCCTGCAAGTTAAACCCCTCAACCCCGCTCCAACTCCTAAAATTCTCACTCTCATTTTCCATAAGTATGCACTCATGCACCCTATTCAGTTAGTCCAAGCCTCCATCAGAACAAGGAATGAATAACAGAAACATAAACAATGACTGAATAGTAGAACCACTAGAATATGAGAAAAAGGGGAACAAGAGGCTCACATGAGAAAtttctttctctttccctttccctttcaGAAGCAGAACTTTATTTTTATCAGCATCAGTAATTCTAGTAGCTCCTGGAAAAGTGAGAATGAGACTTTAAATTTGACACATGAAACTTGGGAATGCAACCACAAACAAGAAAACTCTTTGACTGGTGTCATGCCAACAAACAAATAACAAGAGATAATGTAGAGTAATAGCTCATTTAACACCGGAAAATGATAATGACTTTTATTAGGCATTTACCACTTTCCTCTTCAGATACTTCAGTTCCCACAGATGATGCCAAAATAACAGGCCTATTGGAAAGTTGCTGCTCATCCCTTCTAGAAACCAGAATGTATTTCGATTTGTCTTTGCCACTTGCATTTTTCAAGCTATCCCTTAGAACATACTGCCACCATATAAGACAAGGTATTAATGATGCATAAACTCCCAACATTTTATGAGGAAATCCATAATGAATCTAAAAATATCCAATTTAACACTTCATCGTCTTTACATAGCATATGAAAGAAATTATTCCCCAGATCTTTTACATTTGTTGCACAATGTGCTCTAATATGTTAATGAAACCATCTGTTCATTATTTTACAGCAAAAGCCAAGAATGTACAACAATTTCACAGTTCACACATTAGTGCTTTATTGAACCTAAAAATCTATACACCATTACTATATGAGAAGACGGACAGAAACATGTGtcctcaccaaaaaaaaaaaaggaaagggagCTTTAACTAAGTACCAAATATATGCATACCATTGTAGTAGAACCCCGCCTCTTTTCAGAACCTCTTTTTGATGATGCTGAACTAGGAATCCCACCAGATTGTCCACCAGCTCTTCTGCTAAGTTTCCCATTAGACAGTGACTTCTGTCATAGAATATTATTAGAATTCCAAAGTTGTAGCCATTGGCCCAAGCAGTTCACATGAAAGAACTACAGTAACTCAGCAAGTAATTTAGCACATGATAAAATAAACCAGGAAAGGAAAATTTTCAGACTGAAATATAGTACGTCAAAAAAGGTTTCTTCAGAAatttaattctcattggttgatGTCATTGATTGATTTTTGACAGGTACTACTCTatcaatttacttttatattgCAGCCAACAAACCAAAGAAATGACTATTTGACTCTAGAGCTTGATGATAA contains the following coding sequences:
- the LOC107908559 gene encoding regulator of nonsense transcripts UPF3 isoform X4; its protein translation is MKRTLDRTKVVLRHLPPSITEAMLIEQVDSAFAGRYNWFSFRPGKNGQKHQSCSRLYIDFKSPEDVLEFAEFFNGHVFVNEKGAQFKTIVEYAPSQCVPTLWAKNDDCEGNIFKDPEYLEFLEFLAKPVENLPSAEIQLERREAERVGALKDSSIVTPLMDFVRQKRAAKVGSRKSLSNGKLSRRAGGQSGGIPSSASSKRGSEKRRGSTTMYVLRDSLKNASGKDKSKYILVSRRDEQQLSNRPVILASSVGTEVSEEESGATRITDADKNKVLLLKGKGKEKEISHVAGSILHQQNFTSPIKTILRSTPTKLNSRRENRIIRGILLNKDSRQSQCAGFQSEQHIETSHLEKERRPTWHPHANLGLKDACNASDGNVAGNHLHGAKKLERRSRNKDRTDHGVWTLRHSDGSCASDESLSSSASQSAQILIDSSEGACGDNKVDFSSVGSWQGSSKHVSRRVAVANGSSAVNDGKPGKRANVYGSHEKQVWVQKSSSGS
- the LOC107908559 gene encoding regulator of nonsense transcripts UPF3 isoform X5; amino-acid sequence: MKRTLDRTKVVLRHLPPSITEAMLIEQVDSAFAGRYNWFSFRPGKNGQKHQSCSRLYIDFKSPEDVLEFAEFFNGHVFVNEKGAQFKTIVEYAPSQCVPTLWAKNDDCEGNIFKDPEYLEFLEFLAKPVENLPSAEIQLERREAERVGALKDSSIVTPLMDFVRQKRAAKKSLSNGKLSRRAGGQSGGIPSSASSKRGSEKRRGSTTMYVLRDSLKNASGKDKSKYILVSRRDEQQLSNRPVILASSVGTEVSEEESGATRITDADKNKVLLLKGKGKEKEISHVAGSILHQQNFTSPIKTILRSTPTKLNSRRENRIIRGILLNKDSRQSQCAGFQSEQHIETSHLEKERRPTWHPHANLGLKDACNASDGNVAGNHLHGAKKLERRSRNKDRTDHGVWTLRHSDGSCASDESLSSSASQSAQILIDSSEGACGDNKVDFSSVGSWQGSSKHVSRRVAVANGSSAVNDGKPGKRANVYGSHEKQVWVQKSSSGS
- the LOC107908559 gene encoding regulator of nonsense transcripts UPF3 isoform X3, translating into MKRTLDRTKVVLRHLPPSITEAMLIEQVDSAFAGRYNWFSFRPGKNGQKHQSCSRLYIDFKSPEDVLEFAEFFNGHVFVNEKGAQFKTIVEYAPSQCVPTLWAKNDDCEGNIFKDPEYLEFLEFLAKPVENLPSAEIQLERREAERVGALKDSSIVTPLMDFVRQKRAAKKSLSNGKLSRRAGGQSGGIPSSASSKRGSEKRRGSTTMYVLRDSLKNASGKDKSKYILVSRRDEQQLSNRPVILASSVGTEVSEEESGATRITDADKNKVLLLKGKGKEKEISHVAGSILHQQNFTSPIKTILRSTPTKLNSRRENRIIRGILLNKDSRQSQCAGFQSEQHIETSHLEKERRPTWHPHANLGLKDACNASDGNVAGNHLHGAKKLERRSRNKDRTDHGVWTLRHSDGSCASDESLSSSASQSAQILIDSSEGACGDNKVDFSSVGSWQGKTFASEHNGSSKHVSRRVAVANGSSAVNDGKPGKRANVYGSHEKQVWVQKSSSGS
- the LOC107908559 gene encoding regulator of nonsense transcripts UPF3 isoform X1; the encoded protein is MKRTLDRTKVVLRHLPPSITEAMLIEQVDSAFAGRYNWFSFRPGKNGQKHQSCSRLYIDFKSPEDVLEFAEFFNGHVFVNEKGAQFKTIVEYAPSQCVPTLWAKNDDCEGNIFKDPEYLEFLEFLAKPVENLPSAEIQLERREAERVGALKDSSIVTPLMDFVRQKRAAKVGSRKSLSNGKLSRRAGGQSGGIPSSASSKRGSEKRRGSTTMYVLRDSLKNASGKDKSKYILVSRRDEQQLSNRPVILASSVGTEVSEEESGATRITDADKNKVLLLKGKGKEKEISHVAGSILHQQNFTSPIKTILRSTPTKLNSRRENRIIRGILLNKDSRQSQCAGFQSEQHIETSHLEKERRPTWHPHANLGLKDACNASDGNVAGNHLHGAKKLERRSRNKDRTDHGVWTLRHSDGSCASDESLSSSASQSAQILIDSSEGACGDNKVDFSSVGSWQGKTFASEHNGSSKHVSRRVAVANGSSAVNDGKPGKRANVYGSHEKQVWVQKSSSGS
- the LOC107908559 gene encoding regulator of nonsense transcripts UPF3 isoform X2 yields the protein MKRTLDRTKVVLRHLPPSITEAMLIEQVDSAFAGRYNWFSFRPGKNGQKHQSCSRLYIDFKSPEDVLEFAEFFNGHVFVNEKGAQFKTIVEYAPSQCVPTLWAKNDDCEGNIFKDPEYLEFLEFLAKPVENLPSAEIQLERREAERVGALKDSSIVTPLMDFVRQKRAAKVGSRSLSNGKLSRRAGGQSGGIPSSASSKRGSEKRRGSTTMYVLRDSLKNASGKDKSKYILVSRRDEQQLSNRPVILASSVGTEVSEEESGATRITDADKNKVLLLKGKGKEKEISHVAGSILHQQNFTSPIKTILRSTPTKLNSRRENRIIRGILLNKDSRQSQCAGFQSEQHIETSHLEKERRPTWHPHANLGLKDACNASDGNVAGNHLHGAKKLERRSRNKDRTDHGVWTLRHSDGSCASDESLSSSASQSAQILIDSSEGACGDNKVDFSSVGSWQGKTFASEHNGSSKHVSRRVAVANGSSAVNDGKPGKRANVYGSHEKQVWVQKSSSGS